A stretch of Lathyrus oleraceus cultivar Zhongwan6 chromosome 6, CAAS_Psat_ZW6_1.0, whole genome shotgun sequence DNA encodes these proteins:
- the LOC127093416 gene encoding aminoaldehyde dehydrogenase 1, peroxisomal-like, with protein MASNEGFLTEGQREMLKIASENAESLSALSSSPKSPSSLLADHHIKAPAGGKAQTAGIAVRHVRRCHSGKYGRAKKVSSRQLFIDGDWRAPILNKRIPNINPSTENIIGDIPAATKEDVDLAVDAAKRAISRNNGRDWSAASGSLRARYLRAIAAKIKEKKNELGKLESIDCGKSLEEALADLDDVVACFEYYAGLAEGLDSKQKAPISLPMDTFKSYILKEPIGVVALITPWNYPFLMATWKIAPALAAGCAAILKPSKLASVTCLELGEICKEIGLPHGVLNIVTGLGHEAGASLASHPDVDKISFTGSSATGSKIMTTAAQLVKPVSLELGGKSPIVVFEDVDLDKVAEWTVFGCFFTNGQICSATSRLIVHESIAVEFVDKLVKWAENIKISDPLEEGCRLGPIVSEAHYKKVLNCISSAKSEGATILTGGRRPEHLKKGYFVEPTIITDVTTSMQIWREEVFGPVLAVKTFSTEEEAINLANDTHYGLGSAVMSNNLERCERLSKALQAGIVWINCAQPSFIQALWGGIKRSGFGRELGEWGLENYLSVKQVTRYTSDEPWGWYQSPSKL; from the exons ATGGCGTCCAATGAGGGATTTCTGACTGAAGGACAGAGGGAGATGTTGAAAATTGCTAGTGAAAATGCAGAGAGTTTGTCGGCTTTATCGTCTTCGCCCAAGTCACCGTCGTCCTTGCTTGCTGATCATCACATCAAAGCTCCCGCTGGTGGTAAGGCTCAGACTGCTGGGATTGCTGTGAGGCATGTCCGAAGGTGTCACTCTGGGAAGTATGGGCGGGCGAAGAAAG TATCAAGTAGGCAGCTATTCATAGATGGAGATTGGAGAGCTCCTATCCTCAACAAAAGAATTCCAAACATCAATCCTTCCACTGAAAACATCATAG GAGATATACCTGCTGCTACTAAGGAAGATGTTGATCTTGCTGTGGATGCTGCTAAAAGAGCCATTTCCAGAAACAATGGTAGAGATTGGTCTGCTGCTTCTGGCTCTCTTCGTGCTCGCTATCTTCGAGCCATTGCTGCTAAG ATAAAAGAGAAAAAGAATGAACTAGGGAAGCTGGAATCAATTGACTGTGGAAAATCGCTGGAGGAAGCACTAGCGGATCTG GATGATGTTGTTGCTTGTTTTGAGTACTATGCTGGGCTTGCTGAAGGGTTGGATTCAAAGCAAAAAGCTCCTATATCTCTTCCTATGGATACCTTCAAAAGCTATATTCTCAAGGAGCCTATTGGTGTTGTTGCGTTAATAACTCCATG GAACTATCCTTTCTTAATGGCAACTTGGAAAATTGCTCCGGCTCTGGCGGCTGGTTGTGCTGCAATATTGAAGCCGTCTAAATTGGCATCTGT GACCTGTTTGGAGTTAGGCGAAATATGCAAAGAAATTGGCCTTCCTCATGGTGTTTTAAATATTGTCACTGGATTAGGCCATGAAGCCGGTGCTTCTTTGGCATCCCATCCTGATGTAGATAAG ATTTCTTTTACTGGTAGCTCAGCAACTGGGAGCAAGATTATGACAACTGCGGCACAGCTAGTCAAG CCTGTTTCACTAGAGCTTGGTGGAAAGAGCCCGATCGTTGTTTTTGAGGATGTTGACCTTGATAAGG TTGCTGAGTGGACTGTCTTTGGCTGTTTCTTTACTAATGGTCAGATATGCAGTGCAACATCTCGACTTATTGTGCAC GAAAGTATAGCCGTAGAATTTGTGGATAAACTTGTCAAATGGGCCGAAAACATCAAAATTTCGGATCCGTTGGAAGAAGGTTGCAGGCTTGGACCTATTGTCAGTGAAGCACAT TATAAGAAAGTATTGAATTGCATCTCATCGGCTAAGAGTGAGGGTGCAACAATTTTGACTGGTGGCCGTCGACCCGAG CATTTAAAGAAGGGATATTTTGTTGAACCAACCATCATAACCGATGTGACCACCTCGATGCAAATTTGGAGAGAAGAAGTATTTGGACCTGTACTCGCCGTGAAAACATTTAGCACCGAGGAAGAAGCTATTAATCTCGCAAATGACACTCA CTATGGTTTGGGGTCTGCTGTAATGTCAAACAATTTAGAAAGATGTGAGCGTCTATCTAAG GCTCTTCAAGCTGGAATTGTATGGATTAATTGTGCTCAGCCAAGCTTTATTCAAGCACTATGGGGAGGCATTAAACGTAGCGGCTTTGGCCGCGAATTAGGAGAATG GGGACTTGAGAACTACTTGAGTGTGAAGCAAGTTACTAGGTATACATCGGATGAGCCGTGGGGCTGGTATCAATCACCTTCAAAGCTGTGA